The following proteins come from a genomic window of Alicyclobacillus dauci:
- the rpsI gene encoding 30S ribosomal protein S9, which produces MARLQYMATGRRKTSVARVRLIPGDGNISVNKRNMDDYFGLETLKLIVKQPMLLTETLGQYDVHANVYGGGISGQAGAIRHGIARALLKVDPELRSTLKKAGLLTRDARMKERKKYGLKAARRAPQFSKR; this is translated from the coding sequence ATGGCTCGTTTACAGTACATGGCAACTGGGCGACGCAAAACGTCTGTCGCTCGCGTACGCTTGATTCCTGGGGATGGTAACATCTCCGTCAACAAGCGCAACATGGATGACTATTTTGGTCTTGAAACCTTGAAACTGATCGTCAAGCAGCCAATGCTGTTGACTGAAACGCTTGGTCAATATGACGTTCATGCAAACGTCTATGGCGGCGGTATTTCTGGTCAAGCCGGTGCGATTCGTCACGGGATCGCTCGTGCACTCTTGAAGGTTGACCCGGAACTTCGTTCGACGTTGAAGAAGGCTGGCCTTCTCACGCGCGATGCCCGCATGAAGGAACGTAAGAAGTACGGCTTGAAAGCAGCTCGCCGTGCGCCTCAGTTCTCGAAGCGCTAA
- a CDS encoding N-acetylmuramoyl-L-alanine amidase, whose translation MHSRKAILSAVAIALFSMVVVNLLPIDRVSATAVSTEQSEGQAEEPNSEKSSPVVENSLYGRTIVVDAGHGGRDSGARGIGGVQEKDINLSVAQALVRYLHEAGATVITTRTTDTDLATESDRLQKRRHLGDLKGRLGVVREQPIDAFVSIHCNAAPSPDWCGAQVLYLHKNDDGQRLAKTMQETFQETLLPTRRSIQSNRTLYLLKRVKGPTILAEIGFITNPTEASWLQRPVYQDKVAFAMYLALTRYFNESPSEPDDGQ comes from the coding sequence GTGCATAGTCGGAAAGCGATATTGTCCGCTGTCGCCATCGCTCTTTTCAGTATGGTCGTGGTCAACTTGCTTCCCATAGACAGAGTATCCGCGACGGCTGTTTCTACGGAGCAAAGTGAAGGACAGGCTGAGGAGCCGAATTCCGAGAAAAGTTCGCCTGTCGTAGAGAATAGTCTATATGGTAGGACCATTGTTGTTGACGCAGGCCATGGAGGAAGAGATTCCGGTGCGCGCGGCATCGGCGGGGTTCAGGAAAAGGATATTAACTTGAGCGTCGCTCAGGCACTGGTAAGGTATTTGCACGAGGCAGGCGCGACCGTGATTACAACGAGAACAACGGATACCGATCTCGCCACAGAATCTGACCGCCTACAGAAACGTAGACACCTCGGAGATTTGAAAGGCCGTCTCGGTGTTGTCCGGGAGCAGCCGATCGACGCCTTTGTCTCCATTCACTGCAATGCTGCGCCGTCTCCTGACTGGTGCGGCGCTCAGGTGCTGTACTTGCACAAGAACGATGACGGGCAGCGCTTGGCCAAAACCATGCAGGAGACGTTTCAGGAGACGTTGTTACCGACGCGTCGATCCATTCAGTCAAATCGTACGTTGTACCTCTTAAAGCGGGTCAAGGGTCCCACAATTTTAGCGGAAATCGGGTTTATCACGAACCCGACCGAGGCAAGCTGGTTACAGAGACCTGTGTATCAAGACAAGGTCGCGTTTGCCATGTACCTTGCACTGACGCGGTACTTTAACGAATCACCTTCTGAACCGGACGATGGTCAGTGA